From the genome of Bradyrhizobium elkanii USDA 76, one region includes:
- a CDS encoding carbonic anhydrase — MCQLCEIAAPTQTSRRRFLAAAACTAASLALAPPVSAKETKSPPKPQNVLAPDAALDRLVKGNLRYVEGVSRRHDFKHEREALAGGQNPFAGILSCADSRIAPEYAFDTGRGDLFVCRVAGNFASDETIASLEYASAVLNVPLFMVLGHDSCGAVDAAIRSLKDNTTLPGHLPSLVNAIAPAVKATEGKGGDRLANAIRQNVIDNVAKLKSATPILSAAVDQGKLRVVGAVYRLTDGKVELVTDAKTAGDVKVR; from the coding sequence ATGTGCCAGCTTTGCGAAATCGCAGCTCCCACCCAGACCTCCCGGCGCCGCTTCCTCGCTGCCGCGGCCTGCACCGCCGCCAGCCTCGCCCTCGCGCCGCCGGTTTCCGCCAAGGAAACCAAATCGCCGCCGAAGCCGCAGAATGTGCTGGCGCCGGACGCGGCGCTGGACCGGCTGGTCAAGGGCAATCTCCGCTATGTCGAAGGCGTCTCGCGGCGGCATGATTTCAAGCACGAGCGCGAGGCGCTGGCCGGCGGACAGAATCCGTTCGCCGGCATCCTGAGTTGCGCGGACTCCCGCATCGCACCGGAATACGCGTTCGACACCGGCCGCGGCGATCTGTTCGTCTGCCGCGTCGCCGGCAATTTCGCCAGCGACGAGACCATCGCGAGCCTGGAATATGCATCGGCCGTGCTCAACGTGCCGCTGTTCATGGTGCTCGGCCACGACAGCTGCGGGGCGGTCGACGCCGCCATCAGGTCGCTAAAGGACAACACCACCCTGCCCGGCCATCTGCCCTCGCTGGTCAATGCGATCGCACCGGCGGTGAAGGCGACCGAGGGCAAGGGAGGCGACCGGCTCGCCAACGCCATCAGGCAGAACGTCATCGACAACGTCGCGAAGCTGAAATCGGCGACGCCGATCCTCAGCGCCGCGGTCGATCAGGGCAAGCTCAGGGTGGTCGGCGCGGTCTATCGGCTGACCGACGGCAAGGTCGAGCTGGTCACCGACGCCAAAACGGCCGGCGATGTGAAAGTCAGGTGA
- a CDS encoding transposase → MIIALRYVGIDISKKHLDIFDEADGVPRRIANATQAITQQVARWQCDALVVFEATGIYDLALREALRQAGIQFARINPARARDFARASGLLAKTDPIDARMLAAFARAMQPAPEQVADPARGALTRLAKRRDQLVLMRAQEKNRRSEADDRAMAERIGRLIEVLDSEIAEIEADISALIKAEAQIADDAKLMRSLPGVGPVACMQLIAQMPELGRVGPKQLAALAGLAPFNVDSGTFRGKRKIAGGRKRVRDALYMAALNAVRRADPFKAFYARLRQAGKPAKLALIAVARKLLTVLNAMMRDRKPYLQTKPT, encoded by the coding sequence GTGATCATAGCTCTTCGTTACGTCGGAATCGACATCTCCAAGAAACACCTCGATATCTTTGATGAGGCTGACGGCGTGCCGAGGCGCATTGCCAACGCGACACAGGCCATCACACAGCAGGTGGCGCGTTGGCAATGCGATGCGCTGGTGGTCTTCGAGGCGACGGGTATCTATGACCTCGCGCTTCGCGAGGCGCTGCGTCAGGCCGGGATCCAGTTCGCACGGATCAACCCGGCCCGTGCCCGCGACTTTGCACGGGCCAGCGGCCTACTCGCCAAGACCGATCCGATCGATGCGCGGATGCTGGCGGCCTTTGCGCGGGCCATGCAGCCCGCCCCCGAGCAGGTCGCCGATCCTGCACGGGGCGCCTTGACGAGGCTTGCAAAACGGCGGGATCAGCTGGTCCTCATGCGCGCCCAGGAGAAGAACCGGCGCAGCGAGGCCGACGATCGCGCCATGGCCGAACGCATCGGCCGCCTCATCGAGGTCCTCGACAGCGAGATCGCCGAGATCGAGGCCGACATCAGCGCATTGATTAAAGCCGAAGCGCAGATCGCGGACGATGCGAAGTTAATGCGTTCGCTGCCCGGCGTGGGTCCCGTGGCCTGCATGCAGCTCATCGCGCAGATGCCGGAACTCGGGCGGGTCGGACCGAAACAACTCGCAGCGCTCGCTGGCCTTGCTCCCTTCAACGTCGACAGCGGCACCTTCCGCGGCAAGCGCAAGATTGCGGGCGGCCGAAAGCGCGTTCGTGACGCCCTCTATATGGCGGCCCTCAACGCAGTTCGCAGAGCTGATCCGTTCAAGGCCTTCTATGCACGACTGCGACAGGCCGGAAAACCAGCCAAGCTCGCCCTCATCGCCGTCGCCAGGAAGCTGCTCACGGTCCTCAATGCCATGATGCGAGACCGAAAGCCGTACCTGCAGACCAAACCAACATAA
- a CDS encoding ArsR/SmtB family transcription factor, translated as MPDAHDILFRTLADPTRRAIFERLCREGEQTVGALTARARISQPAVSKHLGVLKQAGLVRDRHEGRQTHYSAQLGALAPLIDWTSQMAGFWQNRFDHLEDLLKRMDQ; from the coding sequence ATGCCAGACGCTCACGACATCCTGTTTCGAACCCTTGCAGACCCGACCCGCCGGGCCATCTTCGAGCGCCTGTGCCGCGAGGGCGAGCAGACCGTCGGCGCCCTGACGGCCCGCGCCAGGATTTCGCAGCCGGCGGTGTCGAAGCATCTCGGTGTGCTGAAGCAGGCCGGGCTGGTGCGCGACCGCCATGAAGGCAGGCAGACCCATTACAGCGCGCAACTCGGCGCGCTGGCGCCGCTGATCGACTGGACCAGCCAGATGGCGGGCTTCTGGCAGAACCGGTTCGACCACCTCGAAGATCTCCTCAAAAGGATGGACCAATGA